The window TAGGGGGGTGGATCGGGCCTCTGGTGTGTTAGTTTTTTGAGCATGGCACAGAGTGGGCGATTTCAATTGAGCGTGCGGGTGTTGGCGGTGCTGGCGGGTGAGCCTGATGCGATGCATACATCGGCGGCAATCGCGGAGGCGCTGAAGGAGAGCGCTGTGATGGTCAGACGGACCTTTCTGCTGCTGCATAAAGCGGGTTTGATCGAGCAGAAGAAGGGGCCACATGGAGGTGCAAAGCTAACGATTCCAGCAAAACAGATTGGACTTGGGGATGTGTTCGAAGCGACAGCAGGGGATTGGCTGAGCATCGAAGACAAGGCTGTGAGCGTATGGATCAAAAAAGTGCGGGCAGATGCGGTGAAGGCGATGAACGAACATTCGCTGGCGGGTGTGGTGAAGCGGTTGAAGAAGACGAAGTAGATTTTTGAGTTGGGTGCAGGATTTTTCTGAAAAAAGTGGGCCCTGGTGAGAATCGGGGCTTTGCTGTTTTTGCTGGTGTTTTTTGAGGGGGTCACGGAAAAAGCCGTGTTTTTTTGATGGTCTTTTGTGGTGAAAACGTGGTGGTATGCGTGGCTGATGTGGTCGTTGAATAGCCACTCATTTGGGTCCGAAAAATACGCCAAGTGATTTTCTTTATTTTTTTGGTGGTTTGGGCATCCGTGGCGGTTACGCGATGGAAACTGCAAAAGACAAAAGCAAATACAGGGATCCTTCGCTTTGCTCCAGGATGACGACCTCGAAGGGTGTGGGTTAGAGCCTGAAGTAGTAGGACTGGGCAATTTCCAGGGGTGTCGAGTCTGCAAACGCAGATTCTCTTCGGGGATGACAACCTAAAAAGACCGCTCTGCAACAACTGCGGCGTTGCTCAGGGGATGTGCTGTGAGGCGTCGGCTGCGAATGGATGTCACACGTCAGTACTTTGGCGGGAGTCCGGTTGCTTTGATGATGGCGCGATAGCGCTCGTCGGAGTGGAGGAAGTCGTAGGCTGGGTCGTCCTGAATCCAGAGGAGCGCCGGGTTGTGCTCCCGTAGGGCTGCTTCGAGGTAGGAGAGAGTTTTTTCCTTTTGGCCGAGCTGCGCGTATTGCAACGCGAAATCGACAGGCGAAACGTATTTCTTCAAGGCTTGTTGCTTGAGCTGGCTTATCCGCCAAAGGATGAGGGCGGAGTAGCCGCCTTTCTGGTATGTCTGGTGGATGATTGCGGCAGTATCCTTGTCGCCGGACAGGAGCGTGGCCTTCTCCCATTCTTCGGCGGCCTGCTTCAGGTCGCCTTTGCGGCGGGAGGTGTCGCATAAGAACCAATGCAGCGTGGGATCCTGAGGCGTGGTTGCGAGTCGTTGGAGGTTGTCGGTTATTGCGGCGTCGTACTGTCGGGCCTCGGTGTATGCGTGCACCATGCCGTAGGGCCGTTCAAATGGATCCAGTTCCATCGCCTTTTTCTGGAGTTGAATTGCTTCCTCATTGCGGTTGAGGAGGATGTACATCTTGGAGCGGAAGTGGTATCCCTCGGCGTAACGGGGATCGAGCTCAACCGCGCGGCGGAGCTCACGGTCGGCTTGCGTGAAATCCCAGGGGTCTATGAGGAGCATGGCTCCGAGCACGAGGTGGGCTTCGGGGAGCGAGTCGTCGAGTGCGACCGCTTTACGGGCGGCGTCGAGTCCAGCGCCTAAATATTTGGGGTCGATTTCGCCACCGAGGATGCCCTGACCGTAGTACATCGAAAGGCCAGCCCAGCCGAGGGCGTAGTCAGGTTGCAGCTCGGTCGCTTTTTTGAAGTACTTGCCGGCTTCTTCGTTATCGCCTGTGAACCAGATGTAGCGTCCACGCAGGTAGGCGTCGTGGGCTTCGGAACTGATGTAACGAGCGGGTGCGCGTTGGGGAATGGCGGTGCCGAGCTGCTTTGCGATGGTTTGTGCGGCTTCGCCTGGGAGCGTGACGATGTCGTTTGCGTTGCGGTCGTAGCTCTCGGCCCAGAGGTGGGTGTCGGTGGGTGCCTGGATGAGCTGGATGGTCATGTGGACTTTGTCGCCGGTGCGGGCGATGGAGCCTTCGAGGATGCCGTCGACGCCGAGTTCGCGGGCGATCTCGGGGAGGGGGCGGTGCGCGCCTTTGTACTGCATGGCGGAGGTTCGAGAGACGATGCGGAGGGTGGAGTTCTTCGCGAGCATGGTGGTGAGCTCGTCGGTCATGCCGTCGGCGAAGTAGTTTTGCGCGGGGTCGCCGGAGAGGTTGTCGAGAGGAAGGACAGCGAGGGATGTGATTTTGGGTGGTGTGGCGAGGGAGCGATTGCGCATGGTGCGTGTGACGAGACCAATCGCGATGAGGAGAAGAGCGAGCGCGGCTGATGCGAAGATCCAGAATCGAAGGCGTGAGTTGGGTGAAGGCGGTTCGACTCTCCTGTTGGGTGGCTCCGCTCCTTCGATCTGCGGTTCTGCGTTGTTGGGTGCCGTCGGATCTCGAAGCAGGGAAGTACCGT is drawn from Edaphobacter lichenicola and contains these coding sequences:
- a CDS encoding RrF2 family transcriptional regulator; protein product: MAQSGRFQLSVRVLAVLAGEPDAMHTSAAIAEALKESAVMVRRTFLLLHKAGLIEQKKGPHGGAKLTIPAKQIGLGDVFEATAGDWLSIEDKAVSVWIKKVRADAVKAMNEHSLAGVVKRLKKTK
- a CDS encoding winged helix-turn-helix domain-containing tetratricopeptide repeat protein, with protein sequence MTHLQRIGWPILCSLIAKGGFFATRTALFKSPDRPSRFNGEHYNHLPMFESKQRDLLSAVRFGDYELDPKRGVLSRNGIALKLQPQPFRVLELLIARAPNIVTREEISDYVWGDGVYVDLDQSLNFCIRQIRSVLNDSASNPTFVDTLPKQGYRFIQSVVEVPTPSTQEQSQQSPLENRNRRIGDIKSAPTSNGTSLLRDPTAPNNAEPQIEGAEPPNRRVEPPSPNSRLRFWIFASAALALLLIAIGLVTRTMRNRSLATPPKITSLAVLPLDNLSGDPAQNYFADGMTDELTTMLAKNSTLRIVSRTSAMQYKGAHRPLPEIARELGVDGILEGSIARTGDKVHMTIQLIQAPTDTHLWAESYDRNANDIVTLPGEAAQTIAKQLGTAIPQRAPARYISSEAHDAYLRGRYIWFTGDNEEAGKYFKKATELQPDYALGWAGLSMYYGQGILGGEIDPKYLGAGLDAARKAVALDDSLPEAHLVLGAMLLIDPWDFTQADRELRRAVELDPRYAEGYHFRSKMYILLNRNEEAIQLQKKAMELDPFERPYGMVHAYTEARQYDAAITDNLQRLATTPQDPTLHWFLCDTSRRKGDLKQAAEEWEKATLLSGDKDTAAIIHQTYQKGGYSALILWRISQLKQQALKKYVSPVDFALQYAQLGQKEKTLSYLEAALREHNPALLWIQDDPAYDFLHSDERYRAIIKATGLPPKY